Sequence from the Rhinatrema bivittatum chromosome 6, aRhiBiv1.1, whole genome shotgun sequence genome:
TTCCTACCTTAATGTTCCATTGAAACCACTGAGGTATGAATATGAGATTAGAGAAACTAAGAGCCTTGCTGTCTATCTTATTCACATCAGTGAGGTTGCAGGAAATactgcagacaaaagaaaaaTCCCAGCTGTTCATACGGTGGTCCAGGTTTGTCCTGCAACCTGGTGTTGTTCATTGTGATGGAAAGTAAAACCCCCTTCCGTGTCTGTGCTTTCCCAGATGTATCAGTCCAGCCCTGGTGGCCAGTCATCATGCAGCAGTGAACCATCACCTCTTGGCAGTACCAACAACAATGACAGTGGAGTAGACCTCAACATGCAGAGTGGGGGGAGCCTGGGAGACCTGACCGCATTAGATGACGGCGCTCCTGTGGTGGACTCTACGGTTTCATCTGGCACGTCAACATTCAGCCTCCAGCTGAGGAAACACACGGCGACCATGCAAAAACTGGAACAGCTCAAGAAAGACAAGCTGAAGACAGTCAAGGATTCCTGCTCTTGGGTGTGCCCAGCTCCGCAAAACAGAATCGCCAAGCTCCCTGCCATATTGGGCAACGGTACGTTTACACTTCAGGGAGAAAGGTGTGCCCTTTGGGGTAGGtcatcaaaagccatttagacagataactgaaaaggtgtctgtctaaatggcttctcCGCAATATTTGacaacttatccaggtaaattctAGCTAGACAACTCTATATACGTTATCTGGATAGAATTTGCCAGATAGGTGTATCTAGCTAACTTATCTAGCCACTTagaggctgaatatggacccctctGTGTATTGCCCTGGCTTTCAAACATACACATGGTAAGTAGTAGTCTTGAACAAGTTACAACATTTACCGCCAAGTCATTGATTTCTAAAATTCATTAGCCGGCTTCCTTACGATTCCACTGCCCCTCTCAGGCAGCCATGTTTAGAGCAGGATCACAAATGACCTTGCACAAAAAAGAATCTTAAGTGGCTCTCGCAATGTGTGTACTGTCATTTGTGATGATATTAACCATCACAGACCAAACAGATCCAGTGAGTGCAGGCTAATTTGTGACTTGCTTGCCGACATGACCATCTCTAGAGGTTAAGAGGGCAATTTCCAGAGTCTTATACCCAGATGAACATCTATCTACCCAGGTCAATTGACTGTGAATATTGCCTGCCTTCAGTCCTGTGCAAAGCActgcatgcatgcttttagccAGTGGTGTTTCCAGTGGCGCGTTTAGGTTGGGGAGGAAAATGAAGCATTATCAAATCTACATatgtttttttccattgaaatttCACCTACGCAaggagcaggtgcaaagtctgtggggtACATTGTAAAAgaattttcaaactgaaaaagCACTATCCAGcatgtactttccttttgaaagtgccTGTGGACTTTGTGCCTAGGTAGAGAATTTGAAAATTGCACGCTACCTAGAGAAATTACCCAGCAGCAacttagaatttaaaaaaatgatgatgtacaaattgtttcattgttttgggttggttttttttttcattttacattgatGTCAATGAGGGAAAGCCTCATTGCctttactataaaaaaaaaacaaaaaacaggccaGTGGCCCAGGACCAACACGAGACCCGTACAAGGGCAGCAGTGAGGCccaggtctaggcccaggcctatatccaggcccaatgccagggttCAGCCCAAGGGTGGGTCCCATCACTAAGGTCCAGGCCTGGGCTTAGACAGACTAACCgtttgaatgtggacctctatGGTTCTTTCACTATCCATGCCCCACACATCCTTAGTGACTCTAGATCTCTCTCACCATTATTGCTGTTTAGCCAATAGGAACTCACGTACCATAATGCAAGAGGAGAGGTGTAGCTATAAGTGGAAAATTCTGGGGTAGCCATAGTTAAATTTGATCCTCAAGAAAAGATCCTTGAATGTATTTTGCTGCTAATTCGAATGAATAAGGGTAGTATAAGATTATTATTTATCTCTCTTGAATGGGTGGTACTGCTGATTTAATATTGCCTTAATTCATAATACACAactatatttaatttaaaaattgtgcaGCATGATCTAGAGGCCATCTGCATTCCCAAGGCCAAAGCAACATTCCTGAGGTAATGAGTAATATAGACCTCCAACTTAGCTGACAATGCCTTTCTGAATTCTTGGTTTAGTTTTAGTATAGTTCAACTGGGATTCAAACACAGATCAAACAAGGATAATGATAGGCCTGTACAGTCAAAAGACCAACTGCAAGAATTATGGGAGGCAATGACTCAAGAATAATCAGGCTGTGGACATGCGCTGGTTGAATACAAGCTCTTGTGGTTACTTGCCTGAAGCCACCTGCTCAGTTGATTTCTTCCTGCAGGTCAATTATATAgagcataaaaaataaaagcaacacACTTGCTACAGTAATAGCAATTGTTCCATgtcaatctgttattgatctgaaaaTCCCTTTAAATCTTTTTACTAAtggagcactttttttttctgtcccttACAGGTTCATTGCTGGAAAATAATGGCGGTTCAACTGCCACCCTGCCTAATCTTAGAATAACGGAGCTGTCTGTTAATGAAGTCACAATGCTAAATCAACTCAACGAACGCCGTGATAGTGCAACGAGCACCATCAGCTCGGCATACACTGTCAGCCGCAGGTCATCAGGCATTTCTCCTTACTTTTCTAGCCGCCGTTCCAGTGAAGCCTCTCAGTTTGGAGGCCGACCAAATAATGTGAGCTCTGCAGATTCGTACGACCCCATTTCTACAGATGCATCACGTAGATCAAGCGAAGCCAGCCAGTGTAGTGGCGTGCCAGGTCTTCTTAACCTCACACCAGCTCAGCAATACAGGCTAAAAGCTAAATATGCTGCAGCCACTGGTGGCCCTCCACCAACTCCCCTACCTAATATGGAAAGAATGAGTTTGAGGAACAAGATGTCTCTTCTTGATGGACCAGAGTCTGCTTTGCCTCCATTCTATCCACCTTCTGGACCAAGACGCTGTAGTGACAGTGGTACATGTGGCTATGTGGCATCAACAATGTTTCCACAGGAGGTTCCAGGAAACAGTACAAGACGTGCAAGTGACCCTGTAAGGAAGCCAACTGTTGAACCATTGCCTGTTCCAAGAGTTCAACGTTTCAACAGCATGAGCAACATGAATCCACTCTGTACACCATATGTCATGGACAGAAGGAATTTTGCCCTTCAGAACTACACACATTCTGATAGTAGTATTTACAGACATATCTATTCCCCACGGCCCCCCAGTATTAGTGAAAATATTGCTGTGGAAGCAATATTGAGTAATGCAGATGGCCATGGTGTAGAGGATGACATTATGCTGCCCGACGATGTAGTGCAATATATCAAATCTCAGAACAATAGAACTGCTGAAGAAAATAACCCAGAGTACAATAACCAAACACAGAACTTCCAAGGCAGCATGAAAATGCAAAATCAAAATTTGCACAGTCAGCGCAGAATGGCTGTGACTGATGGAAATATGAACCATTCTGGTTCAATGATGGCAGAGTGCCAAATTGGCCTTGAAGCTCCTTCAAACATAAGTAAAAATAACATGCCAGTCCAGTGGAATGAAGTTAGCTCAGGTTCCGTTGATGTTACGTCTAACTTGTCAAAGCAACAGTTTTCTCAAGGAAATTTAACTGTTGTCCAACAGAAACAGAATTTTGGTCAGTATCAGAATTTTAATCAGCAGATGTCGCAGATAAATCAAAACAATATGAATATAACTCAGCAGAATTTTGTTCAAAGGAACCAAATTACAAATGCACAAAGACAAAATTATATGCAGCAAAGGCAACAACAAATAAATCAGTGTCTTAATACCAACCCAGAAACAAGCCCACATCACAGATATGCCCAGGCTCAGCAAATGCTAAGCCCGAATACAATCAATAGGGATCAAAACCACCAGCTTTCTCCTTCATGTAGTAACATGGTAGTCAAGCCTGGAAATCATGTCCATACTCAGCAAATTAATGCTATCACCAATCCATCTTTAATGGTCACCTGCAATAGAGAACATATAATGCCAAACCAAGCTGTTAATGAACTTGCTCTAGAAAATGATTCATCTCAGTCAAATCACATGAACTTTTCATTAAATCAAGAAGGCTTTCATCAAACCACTTCCGTAATGGCCTTAAATCACCAAAACTGTATACTTCCTCAGCAGAATATGATGGGGTCAACTGGACAGACCTTCACTCATGGAATGGTACAACAACCACGGCCTCCAGTTGGTCCAAGTCCAGTGAACCGACATCGAGTACTACACTCAGTACAGCAGATGGGATACTTGGGAAGTCAACATCCCTTGAGCAATATGAGTCCAGGCCAGACAACAGCAGATGCTGCGCCCAAAACAAGTGGTCTGGTATCAACACAGCCTCTTCAATGTGCgaataatgtaagagaaaataATTTGACGTATTATTCTGGTCAAATCCACATGTATgaacaaaatggaaactttgataatcATGTGGAATGCCCAACAAGACAGCAACATGTCAAAGCAGCCACCATGCCATCTCCAGGAGTAAATCAGGTCTCAAGTACAGTGGATTCACAGGTTTtggaacagcctcctgcaataGATTTTGACGCTATCATGGATGATGGTGACCATGCGAGCCTGATGTCAGGAACTCTGAGCCCCAGCATCCTACAGAATCTCTCCCAGAACTCCTCACGCCTTACAACACCACGGAACTCTGTGGCATTGCCACCCATCTCACATGGGATAAGCAATATGGCAATAGGAGACATGAGTTCCATGTTAACAACTCTGGCTGAAGAGAGTAAATTCCTTAACTTGATGTCTTAATGTAAAGCAAAATGGTGCAGAAGTGTTCAAGGAATGCTACACAAAATGGTGTATGaatgtgcattttagaaataATTTCTCTAGGGTAGATTTTGGACAAATATTAAGTACATTAGAGGGATTCAGATCTTCCATGTCTGTACAGACAGTTAACGTGACTGGTGTGTAATTATAttattattgtcttttttttaagaGCACTGATAAATGCCAAATCAGGCTGAAATAATGCATAAGAACAATTTGTCCTTCTGTGTAAATAGCACAAATGTATTTTTGCCATGgattatgtttgtttgtttttttgtcctaATATTAGTTAACCATGTGTTTTGTGTCAGAAGTATTTTTAACTTGACCTGCTCTAGGATACAAATGGTGGTACACATTTGATATGAATACAAAAGCCATAATGTGTTTTCTGCTGTGCAAAAATTTTAGTTTGTAGTTATTTGTTTTAGTCAAACAAAATTATAGTTCGTGCAGTATTATTTTATGGATTTAGTCCTTCATAAGTACTGTATCATACAACATGATAGAAAGCATCAGCTCAAGACAGCTTATCAGAAGAGTGCCTTACTAAGTTTTAATGGTAAGAAAGGCATCTGTATCACTAAACAGCTAGGTGTTGCCAGAAATGTATGTgacattaatatgcattttttaaagcaTTGTATTTGTATAAATGTTTGGAAGATGTATTTAAGGTATGATAATCCACATATATGTCGGCTTTTGTTGTGCTTATAAGATAGCATATTCAAGACACCATGACTTTTACGATGTATTTCTTTTAATGATGGTAAGATGGGGAAAGaccaaaaaatattttagcaCTGACCTGTAGACGACTTATGTGGTGCAGACCTTGACTTTCTGAAACAGTTCACTGGGGTTTGGATGACGTTATGCAGAATTCACTACCGAAGCCTCACTAGAATCTTTGGTTCAAGTTGACCTGCGCAGGCATTTTGCTCTCGCAATAGTCCGAATTGAGCAGTGCTTCTAATTACAGTGCTAACACCTGTTATAAGTGGGAAAGTTTCCCCCACTTGCAAATGTCACGTTCAGTTCATaacatcattttttattttaacatataaGAATAAAATCCTTACGGTGCATTAAGAACATAGTTATCTTTGCAGGCAAATGGAGAAGACCGGGTGCTCGCCTGGGAGAAAAATTCTAGAGTAAAGCAAGTTGTGCTCTACCCTCCCAAGTGCAAAATCCTTTTACTGTCCTTTAAGTATTGATATAATATGCAAATGTCTTCCATTTCACCCACAAAATCGACAGTGCCAAAAATGAGCAATAAGAACTTCAATTAATATAAATAACTTCAATAGGATGCAAGGGTCACGGTGACGCCATCAAAGAGAAAGTCATTCTCCAGTGATAATGGCTTCTGAAAGGATGATAATGTCTTCATGCCTTTGTACTATGCAGGTACttaaagtgtaaaaagtgtttgtttgtttgtttttaaatcagtCACCTAGGCAGATCTTACCTGTAAATTACAGACCATCCCACATGGGGCAGCAGAAAGATCTTGAAACTATTTTGTGCCAGTGAAAGTTGTCAGATTGGCAGAAGAGCCTCCATCTCTACCCAGATCAAGTATAGCTTGTGCGGGCATCCTGCAAACCTCTACGACAGCGGTTGAATCCTATTCAAGTGGAACCATTGCTAGACACGGTGCATGGCTTATTTTGCTTGCCCGTTAAGTCCTTGACAATGCAGAGTGACAGAAGCCACCTGGGATGGTGGCTTTCCCAAATCAGGACAACCTTCCCTTGGTGGTATGGCTGCTTTAAGCTCATACGTATACTGGATATCTCTAGTTCTCATGAGTCTTACCATTCTTGTCTGTACAGTGAACTCCTTCTGTAATGATGGCACCATTATAGATTATCCAGTGATACGTTTTGCAGTAGTAAATAGTTAATGGTGCCAAAATTCTCAGCTTATTGTGCTGCTTCAAAACTTTCAAATGAGAGCAGTCCACCATGTATGTCAATCACCGACTGCCTGTACAATCCACCCAGGGAATAGAAGCTCTTTGGGAGTCCTCAATTTACGCTATTCTATtttccttgattttattttagGAAAGAAATATCTGGGTGTTCTCGGTTTATTCATTAAAATCCTATAGTATTACGATAACCAGTCCAAACCTGTATATATTCTGTCTAGGAGGCAGCATTACTAAATGTAGGTAAATCAGTCTGTCCAGTTTATACCTTAAGAGCATTTTTAGACGTTTTCTACGCCATATAAATTGATAACGTGCTGAACTTGTACATATATGTCTTTTGTACATTAAAACCAGTGGTTTTTCATAAGTCGTATTGTTGGTCACTTCTTGTTTTTTGCAGTGTTCAGTACACAGTGGCAGTACTGTCTGTGTTATTCTGTTCTGCAGATTTCAGTACAGTCCTTCACCCTAATAACATAACTGTGGATCGTCCCTTGCTATCCAATGCAATACTTTTTTGGAGGGGggatctggcagtttcctcccGTTCCTTTGGGTCTCCAGCTTAATCGGAACCAATCTCTGTTAGGCTATGGTGCCAAGAGCCCCCATTTGCAAGTTACCCTAGGGAATTTCCACCTATTTTACATCCCTTTCTAACATACTTAGTCCAATGGTTGCGGTGACAGCTCTTAGATGCGCGCCACGAATGGGGGCTCCTGCCAGAAGTTTGCCATGATGGGGCCTTAAGGTGCTTCCGAAGACTGGGGCTCCATCCCACCCTCCCACACCACAGGAGGCTATGAACGCTGCCATCTGTGGCATCCCAACCAGCCCAGGGAGTGGGAGACCTGACCCTGGTACATTGCAATATTTTTAATTCAGTAAGGGACCCTTTCACAAcaaggctgattttcaaagagtttaggtgcCCAAACTGTCCCTTTCAAAtgtttactagggctgagtgcctacATTTAGGATTCTACATTTGGGAGTGTAAGAAGTAGGTGGCTTCTGGGGACGGAGTTAGGGTGCGGAAAAACAGTTAgatgcttagcactgattttcagcacctgACTTAGGAGCCTAAacctaggcaaatgaatagcagaacATAAATTTAGAAACCTACATTTCagattcctaaatttaggtgaattttcatctGAGAACTTAGAGGCCGATAATCCAAAAAGCTGAGCTGCTAAATGTAGGCACCTGTTTTCAGATGAAGATGATTGAAGTTGAAAAGTcacatgaggtcaatattcaaagcatttaAGCGGATAACTTGTGTGTTATGTAGATAAATGCTGGgttttcactatatttatttagatttttaatttcTGCTTTCTGGCACATCACagtgcattacattcaggtactgtaggtatttccctacccccagagggctcataatctaagttcgtacctgaggcaacggagggtaaagtgacttgcccaaggtcacatggagcaGCGGTGGGAACTGAATGCTGCTTTCACAGGGTTACCACccgctgctgtaaccactaggccactccctGGCGCTCAgctgaatacattttttctggATAAGTGAGAAGCAGTTTGAGGGTGTTCCTGAGCAAAGCCGAGCTAGCcgaataacttatccggctaacttatgaTATTTGACTAACGTAAAACATAGCTGAGAGCAAGGTGAAAGTTGTCCGGGAACGCGCGGCCAGATAACCTTAActggtaggaatgtgcattcgtttcaagCAAATGCCAAAAGTGCAATGAGGCCCAATGTTTTAGGGTATTTTCATATCTGTGGCATTTTTGAAGGAAAAGAAAGGGCCCCCAGTGGTCCTGGCTGGGCTTCCTTGGCCCTCTGCTACCTCTAATCCCAGGCCAAAAATCTAATGTGGGCTAGTGAGGACCTGCCCAGGCTGGCTCAGTTTTTTGGCCTGGGAGTAGGAGTCGCAGGGGCTTGGGGAATCCAGAGGCCCTTTTCtgtttgtttggggtttgtttgtttgtttgttttttttgctttaaggtttttctttatatatttaatgttttgttttttttatttgtcaaaTGAACCGaaccaaaaaaacattaaacaaaccaaaaaatgccCCTCgcccaaaatgaaaaagaaatcaaaatgaaagaTTGGAGGCTGCTCATCGCCATTAACCTGCTATATTAATATTGAATATATTCAATTTagctttttcagcgcttcaaagctgattacattcaggtactgtaggtatttccctagccccagagggctcacagccCAACCCCTAGGTGCATTAAACCGCAATGTTATTTCACAGGAGGGGGTCCCGTTGTCGTGGGTGGGGGGTGTTGCTGTGATAGTGGGACCACCTCCCCTGAAAGAAAACAACCAATTCTAGCTCCATGGCCTGTTCTTTTGTCTTGCAGCTAAACACCATGGGACAGAAGAACCTGGCTAGCAGCCCCATGGGTACAATTGGCAGTCCCAACCTCAAGGAGCCGCCATtgtcttaaagggccagctgCTTAAAAAGATGCCTACCACAAAGAAAAAGTTGAGTGGGGGTCAGGGCTGACTCCTGGCTCAACCTGGGGACACCACTTGAGGCGGCCTCGACACcgcaaagcaaaaataaataaataaaataaataaaaccatgcGCGGTGACGGTCCTAACCCCCTCCAACCCAATGTTCACAAAAAATCCagttccctccaccccaccagTGAAgtaatctcccctcccccttccctccaaagCTAGCAAATAAAATCACTGGGGGTTCAGTGGAGAAACCTTCCTCTCCCCCAAATGTATCTAAAACAATCATTGGGGTTCAGGGGACCCCCACACCCCCCAagctccccctccaccctctacCCCCCTCCCGCAGCCTCCAAACTTTAAAATGAGAAGTTCctggggtggggcctggggcacCCACCCTAACACCTGGACCAgacagcgccatttttcaaaatggcgctaacCTGACCTTCCCTGTGTCATGTGACTGGGCCAAGGTCTAGGGATCAGACCTAGGCCATGTGGCCCAATATTTGGCTCactcaggtggggggggggggggatcagactTTGGTGCCTAAATGTAAGCACTTGGCTTTTTTTGATCATTGGCCTCTAAAGTTTTTATTCACATtccatgtctatgggaaaagaccttaaggggcagattttaaaagccctacgcacgtaaatccagctggattcacacgcgcaggggggttacatgtgttgagcctattttgcataggcccggcgacacacgcaagccccgggacacgcgtatgtcctggggcttgaaaaaaggggcagggcaggggcgtggccagaggccttcgtggggccacttggccggcgcacgcaacctacgcctgcccagaggcaggcgcaacttgtaaaacaaagatGAGTGGGGAGgttttaggtagggttggggggtggggaagggaggcgaaggtggggggggggggcggagggaacggggaaagccatcagggctcccctagggctcaaatgcgcgcgcatgttataaaatcgggcgtacatttgtgcgcgccgggttgcgcgcacaaatgtacgcccgcgcgtacctcttaaaatccggccctcagtgaATCCATCACTGTGATTGGCCTAAAAATTTAACACGTACGCCAAAATGTTTTGACTTGCAGTGAACTAAAGGCCCAATTTCAAAAACCTGGCCTGCATTAagaccgggagatatgcgcgcgCCGCcgggattttcaaaagcctgcagctacggcatgtatctcctggtacgcgccgAAGAACGGGTTagagaaaaaggggcggggtctgggcggggcgtgGACAGCCCGGGACAGTGCCGTTGGGCAACTGAAAGATCGAGAAGCACTTTCCGGGTTCCCCAGTCTCTTCTGGGGGTCTCGGAACACCGGGCTCCCTTCACCCTGGCTCGGGACTGCATACACTACTGGTCTGGGCGCAGGTCACCGCCATGTACCTGAAAACACATTGAGATGTTTTTCATTTAATAGATTATGGAGCAGTAGCCATTAAGATGGTTTTAGGCATACGCATCGCTATTTTAATTGATTGCGAGTGCTCTGCGAtttaatactatttatttattgtatttatttatttaaaaacttttctataccgtcgtttagtgatgcaccatcacaacggtttacatttaggcacaaaataggtttggtttgccttctaagttatccatggggtgccaatattttacggtcaCATAGttcataatatactctaaatgagaagtgtgTTTGAGATACTGTTTATATGATACTGTGGTAATCATATGTGataactgttttaatttaaaatgtaattatgataaaaacaaaaaagtaacattctgctttttataggTGGCTTTcagctaaacccccccccccccccccccccccgaagttaCTGACTTGGGAAATCTTCCAAGGCAAAGAGAGGAAGACTGACCCCGGCAGTCCCCCCAGTACCAGCTGTATAAATCGTATTTTTGTTCTGCAAGGAGCCATGAGGGGGAGAGATGATAAACGTCCTGGCTTT
This genomic interval carries:
- the GLI2 gene encoding zinc finger protein GLI2, with product METSVPTPAADKKEGKSGILEGHGFPEAGRKPLPLVRGAPPHIFPAFHAPLPIDMRHQEGRYHYEPPAIHAVHGPPALSGSPVISDISLIRLSPHPAGESPFNPQHPYMNPHMEHYLRSLHSSPTLNMISAARGVSPAEVAHEHLKERGLFGFPPPPPGANPADYYHHMTLMAAHQNPYGELLMQAGGVGSAAHLHDYLSPMDVSRFSSPRVTPRLSRKRALSISPLSDASIDLQTMIRTSPNSLVAYINNSRSSSAASGSYGHLSAGAISPAFSFPHPINPVAYQQILSQQRGLSSAFGHTPPLIQPSPTFPPRHHMAVISVNPSPVQVGNCVSESNQSKQSSESAVSSTVNPVINKRSKVKAEAEGPRAISPSTQEHLMELKEDLDKDECKQEPEVIYETNCHWEGCAKEFDTQDQLVHHINNDHIHGEKKEFVCRWQDCSREQKPFKAQYMLVVHMRRHTGEKPHKCTFEGCFKAYSRLENLKTHLRSHTGEKPYVCEHEGCNKAFSNASDRAKHQNRTHSNEKPYVCKIPGCTKRYTDPSSLRKHVKTVHGPEAHVTKKQRNDVHPRPPPPKGNGDNEASAKQSSRVSGEHAEANGTSRGLEDCLQLKTVKTENSMMYQSSPGGQSSCSSEPSPLGSTNNNDSGVDLNMQSGGSLGDLTALDDGAPVVDSTVSSGTSTFSLQLRKHTATMQKLEQLKKDKLKTVKDSCSWVCPAPQNRIAKLPAILGNGSLLENNGGSTATLPNLRITELSVNEVTMLNQLNERRDSATSTISSAYTVSRRSSGISPYFSSRRSSEASQFGGRPNNVSSADSYDPISTDASRRSSEASQCSGVPGLLNLTPAQQYRLKAKYAAATGGPPPTPLPNMERMSLRNKMSLLDGPESALPPFYPPSGPRRCSDSGTCGYVASTMFPQEVPGNSTRRASDPVRKPTVEPLPVPRVQRFNSMSNMNPLCTPYVMDRRNFALQNYTHSDSSIYRHIYSPRPPSISENIAVEAILSNADGHGVEDDIMLPDDVVQYIKSQNNRTAEENNPEYNNQTQNFQGSMKMQNQNLHSQRRMAVTDGNMNHSGSMMAECQIGLEAPSNISKNNMPVQWNEVSSGSVDVTSNLSKQQFSQGNLTVVQQKQNFGQYQNFNQQMSQINQNNMNITQQNFVQRNQITNAQRQNYMQQRQQQINQCLNTNPETSPHHRYAQAQQMLSPNTINRDQNHQLSPSCSNMVVKPGNHVHTQQINAITNPSLMVTCNREHIMPNQAVNELALENDSSQSNHMNFSLNQEGFHQTTSVMALNHQNCILPQQNMMGSTGQTFTHGMVQQPRPPVGPSPVNRHRVLHSVQQMGYLGSQHPLSNMSPGQTTADAAPKTSGLVSTQPLQCANNVRENNLTYYSGQIHMYEQNGNFDNHVECPTRQQHVKAATMPSPGVNQVSSTVDSQVLEQPPAIDFDAIMDDGDHASLMSGTLSPSILQNLSQNSSRLTTPRNSVALPPISHGISNMAIGDMSSMLTTLAEESKFLNLMS